AGTATATCTGGTTATCCATTTAAAATTTTGCCCAAGTTAACTCAGAACTGGCAACAACATTCATCATAGATGACTTTTATTAAGCCTTTTGAAGCAAGTCAGCATTTTAAGCATCAGATAAAACAATGATTACCTCTCTGCGGTAGTCTGTGGAGTAATAAGCAGAACTCACACTCCCCTCATTAAAAGTcctcatttaataaaataagtttCCTTATCAGGAAATCTGCCTTACAAACAATCTCTTGCCGCTGAGACACCCTTTGCAGAGATTTGCATCCTAGTATAAACtaatgatttaaaatatctgtacaTAAATaatatactggaaaaaaagttaaagtgCGTGCTAGCGTTCTGTTGGGAAGTGCTGACTGATTCAGATAAAGCCAACAGATTACACAACAGCTATGGTATGTTGTTGCTGCTGTAATTTCAAAGGCTTTTGACTTTCTTTAtgacagggggaaaaaaaagaagcatcgATAAAGATAATAAAGAGAGCTATAAAAGTAGCCATAACATATGTCTTCATAAAAGCTACACATCAGAAAGTAGGACTGCaggcaaagcaaagaaatgcataGCCACCCCAAGGCCAGAAACCCAGTTCGGCAAACCCAAATTTTATTGCCACAAACTGTGGAAGGCACAGACAGACTGGCTTTCTGCCGAGAATAAATACTTAACTGTATTGGTGTCAAAAATTACACCAACTTGTAAGATTTACCAGAAATGATGAAGCGCATTTCTGCTCTTACTAAAAGCCAGACCATGGCTTATTGCTAACTGGGAAGAATGCCTCAGACGAAGAGGCATGACTTCATCTACATTTAAAAGCTTTCAGCgtagcatttttatttgcattgtaCAGGGGGAAATTCAAGTACATGCCCAAAAACCTCAGAAGCAAGTTTTCCTCATGTTATAACCTGTAGAACCTCTCCAGTAAGCCACATCTTTAAGCGGGGAAATAACACATGAGCTTGATAAAAAGGCATACTGAAAACTTACCAAAAAAGCACCAATGACATTCAAAATGTCAGTCATTTCTGCAGAATGACCTGATACAAATCAAAATGTTGATACtcatcatatatatatatactaagATCTCCTCCATACTTTGGCAGCAGAAATGATAAATATCTAGCTTTAAAAGCCAACACCTATTTCACTAGCATCCTCAGAGAAGTCAGCCTGtgattgcttaaaaaaaaaaaaaaacctttaccaattattattatttcgCTTCTATCATTCTAAGAATGGTGACTAATTctaaaacaaactaaaaagtTTAAAAGGTAAGGGCCATGTGTTGCTAAGTGTAACGTAGTACAGCCAAAACTATAAGCACCTTTTTAGAAAACAAGACAACACAATTGAATACATGATACCAAGGACAAGAAGCTATAGGATGAGTACTGAGAAAAGCAATTACAATGAACAGAGGAGAGCTAACAATGACAGTGTGTTTCTTTAAGGTAAAAAGACTGATATTGCAAACAGGTATGACAGTAAGCcacaataaaacaataatttataACAGAAGCTGCATAGAAAGAGTAATAAGACACTACCCTGACTCTGTTTAACTACCTAACATTCATGTTCATAAAAACAGTTTCCAATGCCTGTTTTTGCTGGCCTGGATTCAGAAAGGGTTCTTGTAGTCCTATGAAGTAAACTCCCTGGAATTATCTGTGAATGCTTTGTCTGGATGATATACCTGCCTCTGtctaaaatgaaattacttgaTCATGAAATTCAACTggtaatgaaaaatgaaaatgctaaaaatattttattggatAGGGGGTGCCCATTcgttttatttctacttttttttttttttcttgaagccactttttttctgaccttTGCAGGCTAATACTTTTGGTGAAATTGCTGCTTCAAATCCATCATACTTGGGTCTTTCAAAGAGACCTGGTAgctttaaacttttatttatttatttatttatttaaaaatttacttATGGTATAGCTAAAAACACAACAGGTCAAAAGTCACATCTTCACCTTTacttttctgctgtttacaTGGCCAGACTTTATAACACAAGACAAGAGAAGCTAGACTTAACATTGGCTGAGGAGAAAGTCCAACAAGCATTCAGTTTCCATTCTGTAGTCCCACAGTTATCAAAAGCAAGTGCAAAAGCATATTTAATTACATGTATTaaagtaataatagtaatacacccctttttttctttttagaagcaCATTAAAATCATATAACAGCTTCTAACTATGCTCCATAATTTGACTTTGCTGAGGTCATGTTATAGATTTAAGGGgttagaagtattttctttgtatgtctgcttgaattttaaaattgtatttaatgttttgaatcaaagaaacattttcgCAATGCTAGAGTCTTTTGGAATGaccaaggaaacaaaatctCTTGACAATTCTTATCAGCTTATACAACAGTCCAGTTCAGTTACTAATAGTTAAAGCACTTCTGTTCAAGTAACCATAGGAATACATGGTTACTTATCACAGTTGGGGTTAGACTACCTCAGTCAAAAATTCACTTTGGGCTGGAACCTCAAGCATGTTGCTGAATCAAAACTTTATTCCAGGCAGCTTGGGAAATGaagttatagaaaaaaaaaaaaaaaaggaaaatgagacagGAAAATAATACAGACTGTACATGTACGTAATGCTCACTGGAAGGACTTGTGGGATTATTCACTCAAACATCTGCCAACTGActttactgatttatttatgaACAATTCTCTTAGTCGCACCATAAAATATTACACAGCATTCCTATGAAAATTAGAATTGTTGGTTACTCTCCCGCACAAGGGTCTTCCTTCTAAAGCAATTGAAGGGACATCAGTCACTGGAGCACTATAGTTTTGTTTGGCCAGAGATATCAGCTAGTTAATAAAGAAGTGCTGAGTAAAATGTCAATTAATTTACATATTAATCACCTTAGCTAAATTTGccttacaaaaacaaattacagtGAAGCaagctaaaataaaacacatgctAATAGCTCAAGTCTATTTTATCCATATTAATACATCTTAACTTCAcgcacataaaaaaaaaatgagtccATTCCAAATGAAATTGTTAGTTGTGCTTCTGTTATGGTTTTTATATCTATGGCAACAGTAAATCATCAATTGAACTTCACTACTAAAGCATTCAGAGACAagggtggggaggggagagtGATTTTTTACGCTAAAAGGAACTCAAAGTAGCTAACATTAAAAAGATGACCCAAGTTTATGCACTGACAACACAGTAAAAAGCCGCCTTTGAAGATGGCGTAGtcctcttgttctgtcagcCAGCAACATTCTTCTGAGCTCGCTTCACAAACCACTCCCTCTCCCCTTATACCTTTTCATGTCTATTTTCCCCATTATACTAATCTGCTGTTGTAAAGAATTTGAGGCTGCTTGACATCTTTGAAATCAACTCAGTTTACTGTTTTTTCCCATTCCACCATTTTTTCACAGCAAGCATTTCATTACACCGAATGTAGTGCAACTGCTGCACTAAAATAACAACTGCGGGGCTGGTGGTGAAGGTGTTAAGAAATTTGATAGTAATAGTCTTCTATCGAGTATCCCCATTAAACCAGGCAAGTCTGATGGACAGCTGCAGAATGGCAGGGACTTCCTCTCTGCATGCACAAAAACTACCATGCTGCCAAAAAGGATGTTGCTGAGGCAGCCTATTAAAGCCCCAGAAATACATGCCTCCAGTCAGTCAACAGCTAATAAACAGCTGTGCAAAGGAGGCCATTATCTAAGCTCTTCCTGAACTAAAAGGATGCTGCAACAGGAACTTGTCAGTAGAAAGCTGTAAAGACTTCCTGCTTGGACATCACAACGCTGACCAGGGACAAACGCAGAACGGGAACCTTATGCATCAGTAGTTACTTCTGGAGAGTCCTTATCATAcatcagagagagagaaaaaaagaagaaagaaaaaaagaaaaaaggcaaggGGCCTCAGCTAATGAGTGCTTAAGCGGTCATTCTGTGGAAGAACACTCTTGAAAGGCAATTCCTCCTCCCCCTTGCCACTCTATGCAATTGAATATACATCATATATGTGAACAACAGTGAGGCATGAACAAATGCTAATACTTCATTATTTCAATCTAGGCTTTTAAGTGATTTATTGAAGTCAGAACATACTTAATGTATAGACCAGCAGTGGGAAAAATCTAATTGAAAGGAGGCAGATGTGCTGCCAAACCTAATCTTACCTCATATGCACTCTACAAATACCTCcctgacaaagaaaaaatctacAAAAGAACCTAATTATTATCTGAGATTTTTGGAGGTTTCTTAGAATTTTACATGAACAAATGTGCAACCTCATCACAGGTCTTGAACAATTCAACTCTGTTGCATCTTGGATACGACTGAGTGCTAATTATAAATTTGTAAACAATGATTTGGGAAAACCATTGTGAAAAGTTTGAAGAGTCATATAAAGTAGGAATGCACTTCAGTGCATCTTCAAATTTTGAATGAGAGACCAAATCTGAATCCAGCTGGGGGCAAGAAAGTTTGGCCTTCTTAGGTTCACAACCTAAATTCCTGTTTATCTCTTGACAGAAGTTTTTTTGGTGTGATACAATGTAATAGGGTCTATATTTCCACAGAGGACTGACTCAGAGACAATGTTTGGTTTTTGCTTTGATGCACTGTTTAGAAATTGGCATTAGTCAGTGCATCTAACAGCCTAGCGCGGGTACACTTCCTTCACGTACTTTAACACCTGTAAGGTTTAATGATAAACATCATAAAAGATCAGGATGGTTTACAAGTAGCTTAAAGGTATTAGGAGGTTTATAAAGCTGTAAAGTATACCTGCCCTTGAGGGCTGCACTGATTTAATTTCTCAACCACTATGATTATCGCATTTTCAAAATAACCTGCGTGTACACACCTAATCTCAGCAGACAGCCAAGATCAGTATTGTTCCAGAGCAGAACATCAAACAGTTACATTGCACTGATACCtgtaaaaagctgaaaatgtaattaaaaacgCTTATGCAGAAGTTTTTAAGTATAAATGATAATATTAAAGTGTCCACTATAAAAGAATTCTGAGTAGAAAGCTAAGACCTGTGGGGTCTTCCTTATGACACTACAAGAGAGGTCTGCTTCTAGTTACAAGTGAATGCTCATGCACATCTGGCAGATGTCATAATATTTCAAGTGTGTTTTTAAATGCCCATTGAAATGGCTTCAAAATATGATATTATTTCCTCTCCCTAGACTGAAAAAGCTTCTTGAACAAGAAACAgcatatcaagaaaaaaaagagaaggaaaacaacaagaaaatagctaaactgaaagaagaattgACTAAACTGAAATCTTTTGCTTTAATGGTTGTGGATGAACAACAAAGACTCACTGAGCAGTTGAATCAACAAAGTCAAAAAATTCAAGAGTTAACCACTTCTGCAGACCAAGCACATGAGAAACTCGCTTTTGCTGAAGCAAAAGCTCAGGAACAAGAACAGAAAGCCAGCAGGCTGGAGGCTGAACTGCAAGTCCAAAGCAGTAAGGTTTCCCAAGATCAAGAAGCAATGATGGCCAAACTAACCAATGAAGATAGCCAGAATCGTCAGCTCCAGTTAAAACTGAATGCACTCAGCCGACAAATTGATGAGCTGGAGGAGACCAATAAATctttaagaaaagcagaagatgaacTGCAAGACCTAAGGGATAAGATAAATAAGGGAGAATACGGGAACTCCACTCTTATGTCTGAAGTGGAGGAATTACGGAAACGACTGCTGGagatggaaggaaaagatgaagagcTCATAAAAATGGAAGATCAGTGCAGAGAACTTAATAAAAAGTTAGAAAAAGAAGCATCACAGAGCAAGAACCTGAAAGGGGAAGTCGACAAACTCAACAAAAGAATTATGGAACTGGAGAAATTAGAGGATGctttcagcaaaagcaaacaggaatGCTACTCCCTGAAGTGCAAcctagaaagagaaaaaatggtaacaaagcAGTTGTCCCTTGAGCTGGAAGGCTTAAAAGCTAGAGTTGGAGAGCTTGAAGCAATTGAAAGCAAGTTAGAAAAAACCGAGTCCACGCTTAAGGAAGATTTAACAAAGCTGAAGACTCTAACAGTGATGCTTgtggatgaaagaaaaactatgagtgaaaaaataaagcaaacagaagaaaagctggaagctgcaaattctcagcttcaggtggaaaaaaataaagtgatgtCCATTACAGAAAAACTAATTGAGGAAAGTAAAAAGGCATTGAAATCAAAATGTGATGCAGAGGAAAAAGTGTCCAGTGtcacaaaagaaagagatgaactgaaaaacaaactcaaagcagaagaggagaaaggaagtgATCTTGTTTCCAAAGTAAATATTCTAAGAAAAAGACTTCAGTCACTGGAAGCTgttgaaaaagaatttcttaaaaacaagctTAAAGAGACTACTAAATCCAGCTCATCCTTGCAGCAAGagaacaacaaaatcaaagagCTTTCTCAAGAAGTTGAGGGGCTTaagcagaagctgaaagaaatgaaggccATAGAAGATGATCTTatgaaaactgaagatgaaTTTGAGTCTCTAGAACGAAGATATGTCAATGAACGGGACAAAGCCAAGCTCCTGTcagaggagctggaggctgTCAAAATGGAAGTAGCTAGATATAAACTAACAGAAAAGGCAGAGTCCAATCAAGAGCAGCGTCTTTTTAAGAAGCTCAAAGAAGAAGAAGCTAAATCAAGTCATCTTTCCAGAGAAGTAGAtgcactgaaagagaaaattcatgAATACATGGCAACAGAAGACCTAATCTGTCACCTCCGAGGTGATCATACAGTCTTACAGAAGAAACTCACccagcaagaaaacaagaacaggGAGTTAGCAAGAGAAATGGAAAGCCTCACAAATGAATTAGAGAGGTACAGACGTTTCAGTAAGAGCCTCAGACCCAGTGTTAATGGCAGGCGGATT
The Numida meleagris isolate 19003 breed g44 Domestic line chromosome 1, NumMel1.0, whole genome shotgun sequence genome window above contains:
- the LOC110400133 gene encoding filamin A-interacting protein 1-like, which translates into the protein MVVDEQQRLTEQLNQQSQKIQELTTSADQAHEKLAFAEAKAQEQEQKASRLEAELQVQSSKVSQDQEAMMAKLTNEDSQNRQLQLKLNALSRQIDELEETNKSLRKAEDELQDLRDKINKGEYGNSTLMSEVEELRKRLLEMEGKDEELIKMEDQCRELNKKLEKEASQSKNLKGEVDKLNKRIMELEKLEDAFSKSKQECYSLKCNLEREKMVTKQLSLELEGLKARVGELEAIESKLEKTESTLKEDLTKLKTLTVMLVDERKTMSEKIKQTEEKLEAANSQLQVEKNKVMSITEKLIEESKKALKSKCDAEEKVSSVTKERDELKNKLKAEEEKGSDLVSKVNILRKRLQSLEAVEKEFLKNKLKETTKSSSSLQQENNKIKELSQEVEGLKQKLKEMKAIEDDLMKTEDEFESLERRYVNERDKAKLLSEELEAVKMEVARYKLTEKAESNQEQRLFKKLKEEEAKSSHLSREVDALKEKIHEYMATEDLICHLRGDHTVLQKKLTQQENKNRELAREMESLTNELERYRRFSKSLRPSVNGRRISDLQVFSKEVQTDPADNEPPDYKTLMPLERAVINGQLYEDSDNEDKDSNEEEQSVSFKSNSSIGNAMHKKLWIPWMKSKENHHQNGKIHTKQNGNCAQAGDLVLSHTPGQPLHIKVTPDHGQNTATLEITSPTTESSHSYTSTAVIPNCGTPKQRITIIQNASFTPVKSKASEGYMSPEQAISPITMAAFARSQTPDSCGSLTPERTMSPLALPGSSSQEQMLSSEPLEMGAKHAVFRVSPDRQSSWQFQRSNSTGSSVITTEDNKIHIHLGSPYVQALTGSKTVSPCTPVQDNRTPALANGIPSKPTNKITSSITITPTATPLPRQSQITVSNVYN